CAGTTTTTGTCGAAATGCTAAATCTAATGATGATTCCGGCTTGACTCGAACTCTTTTTTTTTGGATTTTTCCAGACTTTCGTGACTTCGTTAGATATTCACGAACGATTGGACCAATGAGTTCTTGAGCACCTCGGTCTAAAGTTGTCTCTACCGTATACCCGCCACTTTCATAAATATTTTTATCGCCTTCTAAAGAAGAAAGAATCCCGCGAACATGTTCGGTCACATAAGGTGCAATGTCCTGCCTCGAACCAAACACAGTCTCATTCGGAGAACGAGTGGAAAGATTATGATAAAAACTAACAAACTTCTCACGATCCAAATTAGGATAAATGCCTCGGTTCCGAAACATCTGTAAAATGGCACGGACACGAGTGTACGAATCCTCTGGGTTCTTTAACGGCGAATATTTATTTGGTGCGGAAGGAAGTGAAGCGAGAAGCACCATTTCTTCTTTACTTAGCTCCATCGGATTTTTTTGAAAATAGAATTTAATTCCCTCGCCAAATCCAAATGCCCCATGACCTAAATAAACATGGTTCATATACATTTCTAAAATTTGTTCTTTGGTAAGTACAGACTCTAAAGCAAATGCAAGTTGGGCTTCTCGCCACTTTCGATTCAAACTTTTGCGACGATCGTCAAGGATAATTCTTGCTAACTGTTGTGTAATGGTAGAAGCACCTTGTTTATAACTTAAATTTATGATATTTTTAAAAAATGCCCTTAAAATTGCTGAATAATCAATCCCACCATGAAAGAAAAACTTTTGATCTTCAATATTCAAAAGTATGGAGATCATATCCTCTGGATAGTCTTGCAAACGTAAGGTGGAGGTTCTTTTTTGAAAAATTTCACTCACCATTTGTCCATTACGATCCAAAATTTTTGTAGGAATGTTTTTGGATAATGATTCCAAATACAAAGGAACTTCTTTTTTGGTGGTTAGCACTCCTGCCACAAAGTAGGAAAAACCAAGAATGAATAAAAAAAGAAAAATCGAAGTGAATGCAAATATGATTTTCCAAAAAGAAGGAGTTGATCGTTTTCCTCTTCCAGATGCGATCCTTTGTTTCAGTGGTTTTGGTTTGAACTTACGTTCTTCCGGCTCTCTTTCAAAGATTACCTTTCGTTCCCAAAAAGGTTTTGATTTTGGTTCTAATTTTTCTTTTAAAGACTTTGATTTGGAGATGGTTGGAGTAGGAATTTTAAAGGGTTGATAGGATTGAGCCGTATCAGAAACCGAAGGTTCCTTTGGAACCACTTGCAAAATTTCGAATCGATAATCCGTAAAATTAAGAATTACTTTTTCGCTACAGTGAGCGCATGTTAGCTGAAACTTACCTTCTTTTGGGATTGGTTCTGGCAATCGAGATGCCTTTTGGCAATGTGGACAAAGGTATTTGGGAGAAGGTGCCGACATAGGTTCTCCCTATTCTTATCGGACGTTTGTTAAAATTACAAAATCAGCGATTTTCACAAAATCCTGGCTTTCTTCTCGATCCTTAGCAAACCCGGAGACAACAAGAACAGAAAGTCCCATTTCTCGTAGTCTGTGGACGACACCACCGTTCCGATCGGAGTGAAACCGACCATTCAAATGAACCACCTTCTTTCCTGATTTGTAGAATTCCCGAGAAATCGATTCAGCCATCCCTTGGTCCCAAGTGGCTTGACCTAAAACTAAATATTGACTTGTAGGTCCGTGATTTACTCCGTGTCCGCCAACAAACAAAGCAGTTAAC
This genomic stretch from Leptospira meyeri harbors:
- a CDS encoding transglycosylase domain-containing protein; this translates as MSAPSPKYLCPHCQKASRLPEPIPKEGKFQLTCAHCSEKVILNFTDYRFEILQVVPKEPSVSDTAQSYQPFKIPTPTISKSKSLKEKLEPKSKPFWERKVIFEREPEERKFKPKPLKQRIASGRGKRSTPSFWKIIFAFTSIFLFLFILGFSYFVAGVLTTKKEVPLYLESLSKNIPTKILDRNGQMVSEIFQKRTSTLRLQDYPEDMISILLNIEDQKFFFHGGIDYSAILRAFFKNIINLSYKQGASTITQQLARIILDDRRKSLNRKWREAQLAFALESVLTKEQILEMYMNHVYLGHGAFGFGEGIKFYFQKNPMELSKEEMVLLASLPSAPNKYSPLKNPEDSYTRVRAILQMFRNRGIYPNLDREKFVSFYHNLSTRSPNETVFGSRQDIAPYVTEHVRGILSSLEGDKNIYESGGYTVETTLDRGAQELIGPIVREYLTKSRKSGKIQKKRVRVKPESSLDLAFRQKLEEVSILNELVWNTDSLESEKDTSAVQAAIVGIQPNTGQVLFLHGGEEFNSQNQFNRATQMRRQTGSSIKAVLYASAIDAGVIQAGTRILDAPLYYRGGGGKEWAPENLGGSFDGEISLRTALVKSKNTAAVQVAERLGSAGIERYFTKYFFPNDAEKKNRYRGDLSLALGTLEISPLEMASAFTGFVNQGTVKRPYLIQRIKNAKGVVLYEVGGTDEFKLKLPPERQVIRPDTAEVMVSLLRDSGRASGVRNGGYVGDLIGKTGTTNDYKDAWFVGARPDLSLAVWVGYDNPKFGMGGSGLGGAVAAPLWGEIVSSIDKKNIIPKIQFSQPVYAKPYKICSLTGKQAGANCPVATELYLSDYPPEGICTEDHKATHSENKDLMKGLY